In Streptomyces violaceusniger Tu 4113, one DNA window encodes the following:
- a CDS encoding LLM class flavin-dependent oxidoreductase, protein MPQTDATPARGRVGVLLPRDLPVRDVLPYARRAEELGFDQVWVVEDLGWRGGLAQAGPVLASTTSITVGIGIMPAGARNVCFAAMELATLAQLYPGRLVTGIGHGMPDWMCQVGAWPASPLTLIKEYTTALRLLMRGEPGPADGRYVRCEGVVITETPDLVPPVILGVRGPKSQAAAGEVADGLLLAEPAAPAYIASSLRHLGSTSDASAPEVVTYDAAAVDDDEDAALARVRDGLTAIGESDWAAHIDPLPFAARLRAHRAACADARQFAQTMPAAWVRQLSVAGTPDQAREAITARHAAGATSVVLTPTGPDALTSLASLARALDSRP, encoded by the coding sequence TTGCCTCAGACAGACGCCACTCCCGCCCGCGGCCGTGTCGGTGTCCTGCTTCCTCGCGACCTGCCCGTCCGGGACGTGCTGCCCTACGCCCGGCGAGCCGAAGAGCTGGGGTTCGACCAGGTGTGGGTGGTGGAGGACCTCGGCTGGCGCGGCGGACTCGCGCAGGCCGGCCCTGTCCTCGCCAGCACCACCAGCATCACCGTCGGTATTGGCATCATGCCCGCCGGCGCCCGCAACGTGTGCTTCGCCGCGATGGAACTGGCCACCCTCGCCCAGCTCTACCCTGGCCGGCTGGTCACCGGTATCGGCCACGGCATGCCGGACTGGATGTGCCAGGTAGGAGCCTGGCCCGCCAGCCCCCTGACGCTGATCAAGGAGTACACGACCGCGCTGCGCCTGCTCATGCGCGGCGAGCCCGGCCCGGCAGACGGCCGCTATGTGCGCTGCGAAGGCGTCGTCATCACCGAGACCCCCGACCTCGTCCCCCCGGTCATCCTCGGCGTACGTGGCCCAAAATCGCAGGCAGCCGCGGGCGAGGTGGCCGACGGGCTCCTCCTGGCCGAGCCCGCGGCCCCCGCCTACATCGCCTCCTCACTCCGGCACCTGGGCAGCACTTCTGACGCGAGCGCGCCCGAAGTCGTCACCTACGACGCAGCCGCCGTCGACGACGACGAGGACGCCGCTCTCGCCCGCGTCCGCGACGGACTGACCGCCATCGGCGAGTCGGACTGGGCCGCTCACATCGACCCGCTGCCGTTCGCCGCGCGGCTGCGCGCACACCGCGCCGCCTGCGCCGACGCCCGGCAGTTCGCCCAGACCATGCCCGCCGCCTGGGTCCGCCAACTGAGCGTCGCCGGCACCCCCGACCAGGCACGCGAAGCGATCACAGCCCGCCACGCAGCAGGCGCGACCAGCGTCGTCCTCACCCCCACTGGCCCCGACGCCCTGACATCCCTTGCCTCGCTCGCCCGCGCCCTGGACTCCCGCCCCTGA
- a CDS encoding HAD-IA family hydrolase, which translates to MSTDRRIVLFDLFGVIALHQRPGALAEMAARCTAPADDFADAYWACRPPYDAAQWSAREYWTAVLRWLSLPVDGDTIEELRLADIDSWSRVDNRMVAYIQSLRDVAEVALLSNIPADHADAFLAAQPWLRNLDHVAFSGKIHAAKPDPAAFCHCVVAMRAAPADFLFVDDREENVRAAQATGMNGHVFTRLDELAATIDSWLPTSSPAS; encoded by the coding sequence ATGTCCACCGACCGACGCATCGTCCTGTTCGACCTCTTCGGGGTCATCGCCCTACACCAACGCCCGGGCGCCCTGGCGGAGATGGCCGCCCGGTGCACCGCACCCGCAGACGACTTCGCCGACGCCTATTGGGCCTGCCGCCCGCCCTACGACGCCGCGCAGTGGTCCGCGCGTGAGTACTGGACGGCCGTACTGCGATGGCTGTCACTCCCCGTGGACGGCGACACGATCGAGGAGCTGCGGCTCGCCGACATCGACAGCTGGTCACGCGTCGACAACCGCATGGTCGCCTACATCCAGTCCCTGCGGGACGTCGCCGAGGTCGCCCTGCTGTCCAACATTCCCGCAGACCATGCGGACGCATTCCTCGCCGCACAGCCCTGGCTGCGGAACCTGGACCACGTCGCCTTCTCCGGAAAGATCCATGCGGCGAAACCGGACCCAGCGGCGTTCTGTCACTGCGTCGTCGCCATGCGGGCCGCGCCCGCCGACTTCCTCTTCGTCGACGACCGCGAAGAGAACGTGCGCGCAGCGCAGGCCACCGGCATGAACGGGCACGTCTTCACCAGACTCGACGAGCTGGCAGCAACCATCGACAGCTGGCTGCCGACCAGCAGCCCCGCCTCGTGA
- a CDS encoding MFS transporter codes for MVIGMDRSLRSARVANFVYFVLCGTLMGTWVVHIPAIEERVGISHATLGSLLVLLGLGAFTGMQVAGRLADRLGARVVLPVAGVLSSAAVVLPGLPRDPWMLAGALLVFGFCNGCLDVSMNAHAVHVEKAYNRPVMSAFHAMFSVGGVIASLIGAGTASVGMSPATGMATVGAVGIVTVLVPTRGLLPTTPAPAATAAESEETRAGKPRRAPGRIWILAALALMVMLSEGAANDWSALHLKDVLGAPASTAAVGYGTYAAAMTTGRLLADRVSGRFGPMAVLRYGAVTAAVGITIVAVSPWIWAAFAGWALFGLGLSGCVPQLFSAAGRADPSAAGANVSRVAGLGYLGMLSGPAVIGWLTHLVALNHTFVLLTLLCAITATAAGVLRTGSDRTRELARSSH; via the coding sequence ATGGTGATCGGCATGGACCGCTCGCTTCGATCCGCCCGTGTGGCGAACTTCGTCTACTTTGTCCTTTGCGGCACCCTGATGGGCACCTGGGTGGTGCATATCCCCGCCATCGAGGAGCGCGTGGGCATCAGCCACGCGACGCTGGGGAGCCTGTTGGTGCTGCTGGGGCTCGGGGCCTTCACTGGTATGCAGGTGGCCGGTCGTCTGGCCGACCGCCTCGGGGCGCGCGTCGTGCTCCCTGTCGCCGGCGTTCTGTCCAGTGCGGCTGTGGTGCTGCCCGGCCTGCCCCGGGATCCCTGGATGCTGGCGGGTGCTCTGCTGGTCTTCGGCTTCTGCAATGGCTGTCTCGACGTGAGCATGAACGCCCACGCCGTGCATGTGGAGAAGGCGTACAACCGGCCCGTCATGTCGGCCTTCCACGCCATGTTCTCCGTCGGCGGTGTCATTGCCTCGCTCATCGGAGCGGGCACCGCGAGCGTCGGGATGAGCCCGGCTACGGGCATGGCCACCGTGGGAGCCGTGGGCATCGTGACCGTACTGGTGCCGACACGCGGCTTGCTGCCGACCACGCCGGCACCCGCCGCCACCGCCGCGGAGAGTGAGGAGACACGGGCCGGAAAGCCACGCAGGGCCCCAGGGCGCATCTGGATCCTGGCCGCCCTGGCTCTGATGGTCATGCTCAGCGAGGGAGCTGCCAACGACTGGAGCGCTCTGCACCTGAAGGACGTCCTCGGTGCGCCCGCGAGCACCGCCGCCGTCGGGTACGGCACCTACGCGGCGGCGATGACCACCGGCCGACTGCTCGCCGACCGCGTCTCCGGCCGGTTCGGACCCATGGCCGTCCTGCGTTACGGCGCGGTCACGGCCGCCGTCGGAATCACGATCGTGGCCGTCTCGCCGTGGATATGGGCCGCGTTCGCGGGCTGGGCGCTGTTCGGCCTGGGACTGTCCGGCTGCGTCCCCCAGCTCTTCAGCGCGGCCGGCCGCGCCGACCCCTCCGCTGCCGGGGCCAACGTCTCCCGCGTCGCCGGGCTCGGCTACCTGGGCATGCTCTCCGGCCCCGCCGTCATCGGCTGGCTGACCCATCTTGTGGCGTTGAACCACACCTTCGTACTGCTGACCCTGCTGTGCGCCATCACCGCTACGGCCGCCGGAGTCCTGCGCACCGGATCCGACCGCACGCGCGAGCTAGCACGCAGCAGCCACTGA
- a CDS encoding DUF6529 family protein, whose protein sequence is MTGHAGARMRRPARTVAGFLAALLPVAVAVGIYAFGRTHTPDSTSGLFGQHGVGVKDLKARLGSALMGLAVVQLLLGLWMYRRLPGAGAAPHRVHPTHRLIGLLAFLLSLPIAYHCITAYGVEFTSSRVAVHSITGCVLYGAFVAKVLVVHSRRLPGWALPAAGGALVTAIALLWYTAALWHFVGSASGF, encoded by the coding sequence ATGACCGGGCACGCGGGCGCGCGGATGCGGCGTCCCGCACGAACGGTGGCGGGCTTCTTGGCTGCATTGCTGCCGGTCGCCGTCGCGGTGGGGATCTATGCGTTCGGCCGCACGCACACACCCGACTCCACCAGCGGCCTGTTCGGGCAGCACGGCGTCGGTGTCAAGGATCTCAAGGCGCGCCTGGGTAGCGCTCTGATGGGACTCGCGGTCGTCCAACTGCTGCTCGGGCTGTGGATGTACCGGCGCCTACCGGGAGCGGGGGCCGCGCCGCACCGGGTGCATCCCACCCACCGGCTCATCGGCCTCCTCGCCTTTCTGCTTTCGCTGCCCATCGCCTACCACTGCATCACCGCCTACGGAGTTGAGTTCACGAGCAGCCGAGTGGCGGTGCACTCCATCACGGGGTGCGTCCTGTACGGCGCGTTCGTCGCCAAGGTGCTGGTGGTACACAGCCGCCGACTGCCTGGTTGGGCGCTTCCGGCCGCCGGCGGCGCCCTGGTCACTGCCATCGCACTGTTGTGGTACACAGCCGCCTTGTGGCACTTCGTCGGCTCCGCCTCCGGCTTCTGA
- a CDS encoding FAD-dependent monooxygenase, which yields MGTIETQVAVVGAGPAGLTLATLLHQRGVACVVIDKFRRDQLVARSRAGFLERRTARLLDHLGRSKRLHAEGLPHTACEFRCDGEVVRLDYADLCGGTPSFVYPQHELVADLLDGYVSDGGAVLLGRPVVGLGTERGLPVVRCADGTVVRSEMVVEAAGQYGPVRAALPADAFTQYDIRHGVRLLGVLAQTAPFAPHTVYGQHRDGFAGQMLRSAEVTRLYLEVPPGESLEDWPEARIWRELDARLALPPGALRRGPVLERSLVEMRTWVVEPMHLGRVALVGDAAHIVPPSGGKGMNLAMADAADLAAALGRHFCEDSAGDLGEVLAAYSRRRLADVWQVQEFSHFMLHLQHGPLPGTPDAGYLEKLRRARLFRLRDDPAYARAFLERYMGPELPPGL from the coding sequence GTGGGAACAATCGAAACACAGGTGGCTGTCGTCGGGGCCGGGCCCGCCGGCCTGACACTGGCAACGCTGCTGCACCAGCGGGGCGTCGCCTGCGTGGTGATCGACAAGTTCCGGCGCGACCAGCTGGTGGCCAGGTCCCGTGCCGGTTTCCTGGAACGCCGCACCGCGCGGCTCCTGGACCACCTCGGGCGTTCCAAGCGGCTACACGCTGAGGGCCTGCCACACACGGCGTGCGAGTTCCGGTGTGACGGCGAGGTCGTGCGGCTGGACTACGCGGACCTGTGCGGAGGCACCCCGAGCTTCGTCTACCCGCAGCACGAGCTGGTGGCCGATCTGCTGGACGGGTACGTCTCGGACGGCGGAGCGGTACTGCTGGGCCGCCCCGTCGTCGGCCTCGGCACCGAGCGGGGGCTGCCGGTGGTGCGGTGCGCGGACGGCACGGTGGTGCGGTCCGAGATGGTGGTGGAGGCAGCCGGCCAGTACGGTCCCGTGCGCGCCGCCCTGCCCGCCGACGCCTTCACCCAGTACGACATCCGGCACGGTGTGCGGCTCCTCGGCGTCCTGGCGCAGACTGCGCCCTTCGCGCCCCATACCGTCTACGGTCAGCACCGCGACGGGTTCGCGGGGCAGATGCTGCGGTCCGCGGAGGTGACGCGCCTGTACCTGGAGGTGCCCCCGGGCGAGAGCCTGGAGGACTGGCCCGAAGCACGCATCTGGCGCGAGCTGGATGCCCGGTTGGCGCTACCGCCGGGAGCGCTGCGGCGGGGGCCGGTGCTCGAGCGGTCCCTCGTGGAGATGCGGACCTGGGTGGTGGAACCCATGCACCTCGGGCGGGTGGCGCTGGTGGGTGACGCGGCGCACATCGTGCCGCCCTCCGGTGGCAAGGGGATGAACCTGGCCATGGCCGACGCGGCCGATCTCGCGGCCGCCCTGGGCCGGCACTTCTGCGAAGACTCCGCGGGGGACCTCGGTGAGGTGCTGGCGGCCTACTCACGGCGGCGCCTCGCCGACGTGTGGCAGGTGCAGGAGTTCAGCCACTTCATGCTCCACCTCCAGCACGGACCGCTTCCCGGTACCCCGGACGCGGGGTACCTCGAAAAGCTGCGGCGGGCCCGGCTGTTCCGGCTGCGTGACGACCCGGCCTACGCGCGCGCCTTCCTGGAACGCTACATGGGGCCCGAACTCCCGCCGGGCCTGTGA
- a CDS encoding response regulator: MAGYRVGTAATGGEALDRVGRERPDLVILDVMLPDLDGFTVCRCLVAADENHPPVLFLTARDSLDSPVTACRRSDSCGIELDDIVSTRTSSSGEPGWIRAGRRAR; encoded by the coding sequence CTGGCCGGTTACCGGGTCGGCACCGCGGCCACCGGCGGAGAGGCGCTCGATCGGGTCGGGCGGGAGCGGCCCGACTTGGTGATCCTCGATGTGATGCTGCCCGATCTGGACGGCTTCACGGTGTGCCGGTGCCTGGTCGCCGCCGACGAGAACCATCCGCCGGTGCTCTTCCTCACCGCCCGCGACTCGCTGGACTCGCCAGTCACCGCTTGTCGCCGTAGTGACTCTTGCGGGATCGAGCTTGATGACATCGTCTCCACTCGGACCAGCTCAAGCGGTGAGCCGGGATGGATACGGGCTGGACGACGAGCGCGATGA